Proteins encoded in a region of the Maridesulfovibrio bastinii DSM 16055 genome:
- a CDS encoding DUF2586 domain-containing protein, which produces MALGKVQVNNLNLMQGEFNEVENYFLFIGRGSGTNESKFLTVNTDSDLDEILGEGEFNLKIQIESARSNAGQNWNACIYPLADLEEWSDAVDYCMEQAAVEAVVLTDPVIGSTEVDDMQAKAESIMSRYMRPIFFIGNTRKIDLETESWSDFSAAIKPLISGVAADQVSIVPCLWGFDLGTYAGRLCNSSVTVADSPMRVATGPLVGEWSTKPMDKDGREIDMSILEDLDSARFSVPQWYPDYPGMYWGDGNMLDVPAGDYQCVENLRVVQKAMRRVYVLAVARIADRKLNSTPASIAANQTYFMRPLREMSRSVEIMGTQFPGEVKPPKDTDITINWKTKYQVEIYMVVTPYNSPKSITCNLMLDLSNQAEA; this is translated from the coding sequence ATGGCTTTAGGTAAAGTTCAAGTCAACAATCTGAACTTGATGCAGGGAGAATTTAATGAGGTAGAAAATTATTTTCTCTTTATCGGTCGTGGTTCGGGTACAAATGAAAGTAAATTTTTAACTGTAAACACTGATTCAGATCTGGATGAAATTCTGGGTGAAGGTGAATTTAATCTGAAGATTCAGATTGAATCCGCAAGAAGTAATGCCGGGCAGAACTGGAACGCCTGTATCTATCCGCTTGCCGATCTTGAAGAATGGTCTGATGCGGTTGATTACTGCATGGAACAGGCTGCTGTTGAGGCTGTTGTTCTGACAGATCCGGTAATTGGTTCAACTGAAGTTGATGATATGCAGGCCAAAGCGGAAAGCATTATGTCCCGCTATATGCGTCCTATTTTCTTTATCGGCAATACCCGTAAAATTGATCTTGAAACTGAATCCTGGTCTGATTTCAGTGCCGCAATTAAGCCTCTGATATCCGGTGTGGCAGCTGATCAGGTCTCTATTGTTCCCTGCCTGTGGGGTTTTGATCTCGGTACCTATGCCGGTCGTCTTTGCAATTCTTCAGTTACTGTTGCTGATTCTCCCATGCGTGTCGCAACCGGCCCGCTTGTTGGTGAATGGTCAACCAAGCCTATGGATAAAGACGGACGTGAAATTGATATGTCCATTCTGGAAGATCTCGATTCCGCACGTTTTTCAGTCCCTCAGTGGTATCCTGATTATCCCGGTATGTATTGGGGTGATGGAAATATGCTTGATGTTCCTGCCGGCGACTATCAGTGCGTTGAAAATCTGCGCGTTGTCCAGAAAGCCATGCGCAGGGTTTATGTGCTTGCTGTGGCCAGAATTGCTGACCGCAAGCTTAACAGCACTCCTGCAAGTATTGCTGCCAATCAGACTTATTTCATGCGTCCTCTGCGTGAGATGAGTCGGTCTGTTGAAATTATGGGAACTCAGTTCCCCGGTGAAGTTAAACCGCCTAAAGATACGGACATTACAATTAACTGGAAAACAAAATATCAGGTTGAGATTTACATGGTTGTAACTCCATACAACAGCCCTAAATCCATAACCTGTAATCTTATGCTGGATCTTTCAAATCAGGCGGAGGCGTAG
- a CDS encoding phage tail protein — translation MKFFKEFINKLPEIAGVEPEKLQCTVEGGELELSGKDFGNCKEIGKIKYIGNFKIENFAGDADILFALVIAWIENNDEHRNYLSLSDPKFYISNITESYIEINLSINFEESLFVVEDADGSIFWMNKYWSMNDLNVDIAEELIGLECKSDFYSHS, via the coding sequence ATGAAATTTTTTAAAGAATTTATAAATAAATTACCAGAAATTGCAGGTGTAGAACCTGAAAAATTGCAATGCACTGTTGAAGGTGGAGAATTAGAACTTTCCGGTAAAGATTTTGGTAATTGTAAAGAGATAGGAAAAATAAAGTACATCGGTAATTTTAAAATAGAAAATTTTGCTGGAGATGCAGATATTTTATTTGCGCTTGTTATTGCGTGGATAGAAAACAACGATGAACACCGAAATTATCTTAGTCTTTCTGATCCTAAATTCTATATCTCCAATATTACCGAATCTTATATAGAAATTAATTTATCCATAAATTTTGAAGAATCTTTATTTGTAGTTGAAGATGCTGATGGAAGTATATTCTGGATGAATAAATATTGGTCAATGAATGATCTTAACGTTGATATTGCAGAAGAGCTTATTGGTCTTGAATGCAAATCAGATTTTTATAGTCATTCGTAA
- a CDS encoding ogr/Delta-like zinc finger family protein encodes MSVKIRCNKCGSVARIESSSQEAGTYKKLYCSCRNPECGHTFVMDLTFSHTLSPSALDLPEQLRQKIQKVEPAEQANLFVGMG; translated from the coding sequence ATGAGTGTAAAAATTAGATGCAATAAATGCGGTTCCGTAGCCCGGATAGAATCCAGCTCACAGGAAGCCGGAACATACAAGAAACTATATTGCAGCTGCAGAAATCCGGAATGCGGCCATACGTTTGTTATGGATCTGACCTTCAGCCACACTCTAAGTCCTTCAGCTCTAGACCTGCCCGAACAGCTTCGGCAGAAAATTCAAAAAGTAGAACCGGCAGAACAAGCCAATTTGTTTGTGGGGATGGGGTAA
- a CDS encoding DUF2597 family protein, which translates to MAQRLSGKNFDISIGDILLHVEKSTLSIEDNSATVKDRGVPNGWVDGDVSASGELEVDAQNLNLITEAASSAGSFRELDEFDILFFARAGNDELKVEAFGCKLKLESLLDIDTKGGEKHISKIPFEVTSPDFIRINGVPYLSEADIDGL; encoded by the coding sequence ATGGCTCAGAGATTAAGCGGTAAAAATTTTGACATCTCAATCGGTGACATTCTGCTGCATGTGGAAAAATCCACTCTCAGCATTGAAGATAACAGTGCAACAGTAAAAGACCGCGGTGTTCCCAACGGCTGGGTGGACGGTGATGTCTCCGCATCTGGTGAACTTGAAGTTGATGCCCAGAACCTGAACCTCATAACCGAGGCCGCAAGCTCTGCCGGAAGTTTCCGCGAGCTGGACGAATTTGACATTCTGTTTTTTGCCAGAGCCGGTAATGACGAGCTTAAAGTTGAAGCATTCGGCTGCAAGCTGAAGCTGGAAAGCCTTCTGGATATTGATACCAAGGGCGGTGAAAAACATATCTCCAAAATTCCTTTTGAAGTTACGAGCCCCGACTTTATCCGTATTAACGGAGTTCCTTACCTTTCTGAAGCTGATATTGATGGGTTGTAG